The DNA segment TTTCTGGCGAAAGTCTTCGCGCTCTTGAAAGGTGCTGTGCGGGCCAATCAACATGCCGTAACCACCCGATTCGCCTACGGCTTTGATCACTAACTCTTCCATACGTTCCAGCACGTAGCTGCGCTGGGAGTCATCGGTGAGCAGATAGGTTTCAATGTTGGGCAGAATGGCATCCTGCTGCAGGTAGTAGTGGATGATAGCCGGCACATACGCATAGATGGCTTTATCATCGGCGACTCCAGTCCCGATGGCGTTAGCCAGGGTCACGTTGCCGGCACGGTATGCATTGAACAGACCCGGCGTTCCCAGAATGGAATCGGTGCGGAAGCACAGCGGGTCCATGAAATCGTCGTCTACTCGTCGGTAGATGACATCCACGCGCCGCAGCCCGGCCGTGGTCCTCATGTAAACCACGTTGTCGTGGACCAGCAGGTCGCGTCCTTCCACCAGCTCGATTCCCATCTGCTGCGCCAGAAACGTGTGCTCAAAATATGCCGAGTTGGAAACGCCCGGCGTCAGCAGCACAGTTGTAGGTTCATTCCGGCTGGAACAACCCGCGGGCGCCAGAGATCGCAGTGTGGCCAGCAACGCCTGCGCGTAGTGGTCAATGGGGCAGACTCCATAGTCTCGGAATAATGCGGGAAAGACGCGCTTCAGCACCTTGCGGTTAGCCAACATGTAAGAGACGCCGCTGGGCACGCGCAGATTATCTTCCAGCACAGCAAAGCTGCCATCGGGCACGCGTACCAGATCGGTGCCGCACACGCTTACGTAAATGTCGCG comes from the Terriglobales bacterium genome and includes:
- a CDS encoding circularly permuted type 2 ATP-grasp protein, whose translation is RDIYVSVCGTDLVRVPDGSFAVLEDNLRVPSGVSYMLANRKVLKRVFPALFRDYGVCPIDHYAQALLATLRSLAPAGCSSRNEPTTVLLTPGVSNSAYFEHTFLAQQMGIELVEGRDLLVHDNVVYMRTTAGLRRVDVIYRRVDDDFMDPLCFRTDSILGTPGLFNAYRAGNVTLANAIGTGVADDKAIYAYVPAIIHYYLQQDAILPNIETYLLTDDSQRSYVLERMEELVIKAVGESGGYGMLIGPHSTFQEREDFRQKILAEPRNYIAQPTLSLSQAPCFIDGDVEARHIDLRPYILYGESVSLVPGGLTRVALRRGCLVVNSSQGGGSKDTWVLREGGSAGQAA